Genomic window (Streptomyces sp. NBC_01142):
GCTGCGGGCGGCCCGGTCACCGCACCAGTCCAGAATCCTGGCCCCGAGTCGGTCTCCGCTGCCGGGCCGCGCCAGGGTCAACTTGTGGACGTAGAGGGAGGGTTCGCACCGCTCGTCCGCGGACCACAGGACTGGTTCGGCCCTTCGGTCGAGGGTGACTGTGGCGACGGGCGGAGCCGCCTCTGCCGGGCGAAAGAGATAGACCTCGCCGGCCGTCACGGACTCGGTGAGGAGCTCGGGCGGGTAGGGCGTGGACCACTGGTCGCTGCCCTGGTCACGCAGCCATTTCGCCGCGTCCGTACGGAACTTCAGCAGTCGGGGGATGTCGGCCGGCTCGGCCCGGTCAACGATCACTCGCCGCCTCGCTCGGTGGTCCGGAAACGCTCGTACACCGTGATGTTGCGGTGCGCCGGCAGCGTGAAGAGGGTGACCTGGACAGGCGTGTCGTTGGCGTCGTAGTTGGTGCTCACGATCTTGATGGCGGGCACCGAGTTGCCTTCCCCGAGGCCGAGACGAAGGTTCTCGCCCGGGGTGGTGGTGTGGGGGTGGATCTCGTCGATGGAGCGGACGATCTCGTGTCCCAGCTCGGCGAGGACCCGGTTCGTGCCGCGTTCGACGTTGTCCTGGAGCACCCAGTCGCTTCCCTCGACGATGCGGAGCGCCACGTACGAGTCGTCGGTGTGCGCCGCCGTGCCGTCCACCATGTTGGTTCTGCGCCGCACGGCCACGTACTCGCCGTCCCGCAGGTCGAGCCGACTGCGCACCAGCTCCTCCGCCGGCTCGCGCGTGATCTCGTCCATGCGCGCGTCGCCCTTGCGGTGCGCGGCATCGAGCAGCGACGTGTAGATGTCGACGTTGGGTGCCTTCTGGTGGAACTCCGACTGGGGGAAGAAGATCAGCGGCTTCCAGTCGTGGACCCAGGCGCCCGAGCCTTTGCGTGTCCGGACAATGCCCTCGGCCTTCAGCTTCTCCAGCACGCGCACCATCGACTGCCGGCTCAACCCGTACTCGTCACCGAGGATCTGGGCGGAGGGGAGTTTGTCGGGAGAGCCGTCCGGCTTGCGGAAGTCCCCAGCTTGGATGCGTTCGCGCAGCTGGGCGACGACGTCGTCGACTGTCGCCTTCTCCGCTTTCTGCGGGCGATTTGTACTCATGGCCGCACCTTAGCAACCTGTCGCGACAGGTTAGCAAGAGTCACAGCGGGCCGTACAGCCCGACCGCCAAGGCATTTACCTTCCCACAGCCTCATTGCGCCGCCATTCAACTCAACCTGTCAAGACAGGTGTTGACGGACCGCCAAGTGATCGCCTACCTTCGTGATCGACGCCACAACCTGTCTTGACAGGTTTGGGTGTCTGCGACCTCATTTCAGGTCTAAGCAACTCAATTCGGCGCACTGCCGGGGCTCGCGCGATGGGGCCCGCTCCTTGAGAACTGCACAGCGGACACAGGACTGAGCGCCCGCGGGCTGCCGATCGGCATCGCCGGACGGCCACTCGACCGGGCGCAATCGACAGTCCAGGCAACCAAGGCCCGGCACACCTCATGTGTGCCGTGGCCTTGGCCGTCTGGCCAACACGACGGCCCCGACCAGGAGTTAATCCCGGCCGGGGCCGCCCTCGGCCCCTCTGGGGAGTCGCCACTCCCGCCAGGGCCTCATCCGAACACCTCACTCAGCGAGGAGTCCGAACTGTGTCCCAGATTAGTGATCACCCCGCTCGCCCCGCCGGCCAGGTCGGATCGACGAGCTCCGCACACTCCAAGACGATCGCCGCCGCGGTGGACACCGCTACTCGGGCCCGCGCCGCCGAGGTCGCGGGGGCATACCTGTCCAACCTGGCTCTGGCCGCCCAGACGGCGGCCGCCAAGGGGGCGTGCTGATGTCCGCGCCCGCTCCCTTCGAGCCCGTGCACCCGAGCCTGGTCGAGTTCGTGGGGATGGCCCGCAGTCGGCTCGGCAACCTGAGTCCGGCCGAGCGCCGGGTGAAGGCGGCCGAGGCTGCACGCGACGTGCTGCGCCGCGTAATCAAGCTCGATCTGAAGAGCATGTCGGCGGACGAACTCGTCCTGGAAGTAATGGAGATGCGCGGCGCCCTGGCCGGTCTGCTGACCGTCACGGTCCCGGCCGCCACGCCGCCTGCTCGGCCCGAGGCCGGTGGACTCACCGACGACGACCTGGTCGCCAGCCTCTTCGACATGATCAGCGACGTGGCGCCGCTGGAGGCCGACGTGGCCGTCCACATCGGCCGCCCGCTGCCCAACCCGCTGATCGACTCTCTGGTCAGGGCGATCAATGCGCCGGGCCTGCAGTACGCGGGCGAGTACCTGGAAGCCCGCGGGCACTGCGGGACCTCCACCGTTCACATCACCGCCATGGCTCTTGCCGGAGGTGCGCAGTGACGACGCAGACTCCGCCCGAGGAACCGCAGCCCCGCACGACCGAGATCCTCGCCGAACCCGCCACGGTCGACCAGTGCCGGCAGGACTACATCCGCGGCGCCGCCGACCGGGCGACCGCCTTCAAGCAGATGCGCCGGGCGGGGGCGCCTGGCCCCTCGTGACGACGGCGCCTCCGGCCTCCCCCGCTCCGGCCGCCACCGCCAAAGCCCGGCGGCAAGGCCGGGGGCGGCCGGACCGCCGGCCAGGGCCCCTCAGCAACTCGCGGGGGACGGCAGAACCCCGTTGTCCCCCTTGCGACTCCGCCCCCTCGGAGCCGCCTCGCACAGGAGAAGTACGGTGACCACCACCTCCAGCACTCCCCCTACGACATCCCCGGCGGCCTCGGCCGACGAGCCGGACCGGCAGCCGCTCAACAAGGCGCAGCGCGTGATCGTCGGTGTCGTGGTCGGCGGCGCGGTGGTGATCGCCGGAATCGGCTTCGCCGGCTCGTACGCCGCGGTCAGAGACCTTGCGATCCGCAAGGGCTTCGGCACGTTCGCCCATGTGTTCCCGCTCGGGGTCGACGCGGGGATCCTCGTCCTGCTCGCGCTGGACCTGCTGCTGACCTGGCTCCGGATGCCGTTCCCCATGCTTCGGCAGACCGCGTGGCTGCTGACCAGCGCGACGATTGCGTTCAACGGCGCCGCGGCGTGGCCCGACCCGCTCGGGGTCGGCATGCACGCGGTGATCCCGATCCTGTTCGTCGTGACGGTCGAGGCCGCCCGGCACGCCATCGGCCGGATCGCCGACATCACCGCGGACAAGCACATGGAGGGCGTCCGGCTGATCCGGTGGCTGCTGTCGCCGCTCCCCACGTTCAAGTTGTGGCGGCGGATGAAGCTGTGGGAGC
Coding sequences:
- a CDS encoding GNAT family N-acetyltransferase: MIVDRAEPADIPRLLKFRTDAAKWLRDQGSDQWSTPYPPELLTESVTAGEVYLFRPAEAAPPVATVTLDRRAEPVLWSADERCEPSLYVHKLTLARPGSGDRLGARILDWCGDRAARSGMKWLRLDAWTSNTRLHAYYERLGFTHIRTVHDPAAYESGWVAQRPAMRCELPFQLQPAGENQAPGDHAS
- a CDS encoding GntR family transcriptional regulator — encoded protein: MSTNRPQKAEKATVDDVVAQLRERIQAGDFRKPDGSPDKLPSAQILGDEYGLSRQSMVRVLEKLKAEGIVRTRKGSGAWVHDWKPLIFFPQSEFHQKAPNVDIYTSLLDAAHRKGDARMDEITREPAEELVRSRLDLRDGEYVAVRRRTNMVDGTAAHTDDSYVALRIVEGSDWVLQDNVERGTNRVLAELGHEIVRSIDEIHPHTTTPGENLRLGLGEGNSVPAIKIVSTNYDANDTPVQVTLFTLPAHRNITVYERFRTTERGGE